The window ATCCGAAAAAGAAAGAGACTGCACGAAAGCAGTTTTTCCTAAACGGTGATACCGCCAGGTTTGAAACTTCAATCTTTTAGCAGCTTGTGGGGCCTGGCCTGAAGGTGATATTAATACCACTCCGGCCCCTGCAGCCCCCAAAGTGCTAAATCCATCGAAGTAGAGAGTCCACCTCTGCAAAGGCGAGGACTTCTTCATCAAGCTCCACTGGTTCGAAAACATTCATGGCATGATCTGCCAAGAAGTCTGCAAATGCCTATCCTTTGACCGCCTTCATAGGAACGTACCGAAAAGTGAACTCGGATAGCCCTAAGATCCACTTCCCAATTCTCCCCTTCAACACGGGTCTGGTCAGCATATACTTAATCAGGTCCGTTCGAGCAATTACTAACACTGTTGTGGAAAGGAAGTAGTGTCGGAGCTTGGTTGCTGCAAAGTAGAGCGATAAGCACATCTTCTCGATCGGCGAATAATTCTTCTTAGGGAAGACCCTGCTGAGATAATACACGGCCTGCTCCTGCCCTGAATCAGATCGAATTGGGGCATAGGGGATGATTGTAGATAGACCATCAGCATAATCAATTCTCGTAAACCAAGAACCATCAAGCAATTTCATGCTTTTGTTCCTAATTCGGTGAACCGGCTCATTCGCCTTTACCACTCCACTCTGTTTGTAGGAAGGTACTTCCGGCTCTCCTCAAGGATACCCGCAATGATTGGGTCAAGATTTTTAGGTTGTGATGTAGAAATAACCATTTTCTCTATACCCCCCATCTGTGTATAAGGGTCAGCAAGCTCCGAATCCCGTTTGTTCCTTTCTTGGGTCAAGGAGCAATTTCAAACATTTCCATTTTGATATTGGATTTCCCTTTTCAAGATGTCTCAGAGCAAGCAAAGTCTGACCTTATCTACTTATAAGCGCAGAGGGAAAGTAGCAACTTGATTTGGACCATAGGGAGCTTCCTTCCGAACTACGGATAGGCTACCGGGCTTTGCACTTCAGCCCGTGAGAATACTGTGCTCTATCTCTTCTCTCACCCGACAGAGAACTATCGTCTCGCTTTCGCTAtttattgcaaaaaaaaaaagaaaagacaaCGGGGGGACATAAAGGCCTTACCGCTGAACATCAAAACAAGCTAGGGAGCTCTAAAAAAGAACATGCCTTGGCTATGAACAGGCTTTTTAGAATCAAAAGGAAGAGACCCTAAGCTATTAAATAAAATGGAGTCTGAATGAGTATGACCATAAGCAGCCAAACAATCTGCAGCTTTGTTGTCCCCCCTAAAGACATGAGATAATTTCGATAAAGAAAAATGTCCTTTCCCAGCAAGCACAACTCACTAGCATGATCCTAAGAAAGCCACACCGTGATTTTGATTTGGCACCATTAAACCAGGAAGCCAAAAGATGGTGAAGAGTCCGCTTTATAAAAGAAATCCACATTGAGACTGGGAGAGAAATGAGACCCTATTATCCTAGGAATATCACTTTGAGAGAGGTGATCCACTCTTTCTATGCAAGGAGAGGAACAGCAAACACATTTGGAGGCAAAATTCATTCCAAACCTGGGAAAACTGCTATCAACAGCAATGGCATTCTTAATTAGTCTTAGTTTCCACAAAAAAACACCCATTTTCAAGGGCAACCATTTGTTCCAAAGATTTTGATAAAGAGATCTCTAGCCTGTCTCTTCTTTTGAGAGGACAACTCAATCAACTCGGCGGATCCCCTCTTGTCAAAATACTGAAAGCGAGAGTGAAGCATGTGTTTCGTTTACATTCTAACTATTTTACCATAGTTAAGAGAGTCAAGACGATCTTCCTTTTCTTTTGACCTAAGCCCCAGTCATCAGTGGAGCCTTTTCATATCATAGCTAGGCCTCCTCTTTTTCGATGACTTAGGAGGGAAATTCTCTTCTCGCAATTAGGAGTCAGTGGATGACATCCCATTCTACGAGTTTACTTACGGCTGGAGTAAGCAGAGAGTCAAAAAATTCCAGGGAAGCTTTTCAAGTAGGATACGAACCTACGCCCGACTAGTCAGTTACCAGCCGACCGCTCTACCACTGAGCTTGAAATAAAAAAGGGGGTTTTCCAGTGATTAAAGTAAGGTCTTGGGTCGAAAAGTAGGTATAAAGATATGCATATTTGAACAAAAAATGTAACTAAGCCCTTATCAAAAACAACTATCCAAAGAACCGGTTTCAATAATCTGAATAAAGCCATTATCGTCCACAGATATGAAAGCCCCAATACAAGTAACTGGGTCGCCCCCTGGGACTAAACACATAAGCATTCCAACAACACCTAGTCCATTTAAGAACTCCTCCCATTTGGGTACATGAAATTCCTTCCATTTTACAATCCCAAGAGGAACACTAATTTCATAATCATAACGAGCGTGTggcatttttataaaatgttctTCGAAAGCTTGGTAAAATTCatctaaaaaaaattgaataagaCGGGAGCTCTAAAATCAATAGTTGGTATTCCTTCCTTAGACGACCAATCTTTCCCAGTCTTGTCTATAATGGGCGAGTGAAGAAAGGATGATACCTGAAAATCTTTTGATCTTTCACCACAGATTCCTGTTTAGACAAAAGACGCGAACGGGAAAGGATATGCGTCTGCAATCAAAGTGGATACTTGTTCTTGATGGTTAGGTTACCTTGTTGAGCGCCCGATAATCAATGCCCAAGGCTCCCTTTCGGGAATAAAACAAGGGCTCCCCAACCTTTTCCCCAGCAAGATAGGGAAAAAGAGCCTTGGAGGCTGGAatataaataggaaaaaatgactTCCTTCAATTCTTTCCTGAGTTCAACCAAGCCCCTTAACTAATAGATGctagttgggggggggggggggggggggcatctGCTAAACCCAACCCCACTCTAAGTAAGTTAAGGGGCTTTGGCTCCAGGCTCCAACTTGATCTTGTGGTAGACTGGCCCTCCTAGGGGGCACTTGGCAACTCAATCGTGGGGCATGAAATCCCCAAATTCCTAAAGTACTTGCTGCACTTCTTGGGAAAGAAGTCGTCTTGGTATTGGATCCACTCTTCTCTTAGCATGAACATGAATTCTATTCTATTCGTCTTCTTTATTCAGCCCCCACCCGAATCATTCTTAAGACCACCAAGCCCTCCCGAATGAGTTCTACTATAGAAGCTTTCAACGTAGACCCAGGGACAAATCTTTCACTCACTGAGAAGTGAAAACCTGTGACTAGATCGTCCTGAAGACGGATGCGACGGGAAGAAGTGGCATTTGGAAGTGTTGCTGACTTAACATTTAGGTTTCGGCATAACAAAGCTTGCACTGTCTTTTCGCACTTAGGTGCACTGCGTGCCATTGGTAATGATTCTACTACAGTGCCACAAATTCGCAAGCTGATCCTAAGTAATCGTTGTTGTTCATTGGATTCCGGACGAACTACTTCGTTAGGATTGAGGAATTGCTGTGATTCTTCCTGAATAGCCTGGATTCTCCCGTCGAGAGTCTCTTTGAAAGTCTTACCTAAACTCTTCCGACTGAATATGATAAAGCCTATAAAACAACGAGCTACTATCATTTCTTCATTATAGATTGAGATCTTCTTCGAACTTGATGCAAAAATAGATAGAATAGCAGCAAATAGCATCTTTCTAGCCTGCATATTCGTGGAACTCAATCTCATTTAGAAAGCCTTCTCTCTATCTTTCAGCAACTGAACGGGAAGTGGTTTAGGAAAGGACTTTAGAATCGGATGCGCTCGCCCAGCGAGAAAGGCCCTGACCCTgccaaccaagtcaaaataaaaaagaaagaagagaacTTCGTATTTTGCTAACTCTCTAGGAGTCATGTTTAACCTTGAATGCTATTAATAGATTCTACAGCAATAGTCCCTCAGACTCGGAAAGTAATAACGAAAATGGCTAACCCAATAGCAGATTCTGCAGCTGCCACCGTTGGAACCAATGAAGCAAATGATTGACCCATCATATCATCCGAAGAAACGGAAAATACCAAAAAGTTCGAATTCACAcctaataacattgattcaattGGCATTGACATAATAGGAATATTTCGTCTATTAAGGAGGATTCCCCGAATACCTGAAATAGAGATGATCATAGAAAATGTGAAATATTTGATAGGATCCGTTTCGGGAACGTAGAATGTCAGAGAAATTCAAATGTTAGAACTTCATAACCTCATTAGAAAATTTAGTTGATTAAATCGAGGAGATTGTAAATCTCTTCCCATAACCAACTATGAGTTCCATTTGATTGTAAGTCATAAAAATCCCTGACTAGGCTACTTAAATCGTCTGCATTTACAGCCCGAACAAGGTCTGCCATGGACCATTCGGGAGGTAACTACCTTTTGGTTTCATTTAGTAATTGGTTTAATGTATGACTTATGCTTTCCAGGATTTCTGGAAATGGTGGAGTGCTTTGCGCCTCTAACTCAGTACTTGATAGACTATCTAATGAAGAATCTGCGGATCCCAAGAAGTCCATATCAGTCTCTTGGGATAGCATAAAAGAAAGCTCACTCGGGCTTGGTTGCCCGTAGAGAATCAAAAAATCTTGTTCCGGTTGCATCCGAAAATAATAAAATAGTCTTGCCGTGCTCCCCTATCTTTGTTTAGGTAGCTTAGCTTCTCTTTCAAGACCAACAGTCTTACTTAATGAGGGTAGCTTGGCTGTTAACCAAGAAATGAACGGGATTCTGCACTTGGAATGCAAAAGCATTCTTTTCAATCTTGTACCTTACTTAACACCAACTCAATCTCGATTCTCTGAAGCAGCAAACTCTCAAAAAAAATGAATTGACCAATTGACGACGCTCCTCATTCATTATAACAATATTTTCTCAATTCTATTGTTTAACCACGAAGAGTGTATCTGACGGAGACACTCGCTAGATCTAGTTAGAGTTCCTCGGCGAATCATCTCTTTCTTAATGAAATATCTGTCTAGCCCTTATCCTGCTAACGACGCCCTTCTTATCTACGAAATTGACCCTTCCTTTCCTTCCCCAGCTTTGAGTGAAGTTCCTTCCATCAACAGTTAAGTCATTAGTACCAGAGCCTATTCTTTCAATTGTGCAATCAGTTCTTCCACTTTGCTCAATAGCCGGAGATGAAATAGCGAAGGTTACGTTCACATTTCTAAGCGCGGTTCTTCCTCCATCAGATCAGGCATAATCAACAGGAGAGAGCCAAGCAAGGTTGACGAGAGCAGCGGATTATTTCACAATTACCCAAACTCGAGCAAGGGTAGCAACGATTACTGATTACCTGACTGAACCACCAGGAACTTCTTCTATGGCATCAATGCCATTATCTGTCCATCAATCCGATTTAATTAATCAATCGAAATCTTTCATTTTATCGGGAATTTTTGGTTGTTCTTCGCCTTACCGAGTTGATAACATCTACACCGGAAACAAGAAGTCTACCAACGGTTATTGCCAACAGTTCCTACGTTCACAGCTCTTATTTTTCCAACAGCTAGGCCATCTAAGGTTGAGCTGCTACGAAAGCAGTTACCTTTCTTACAGCAGGGCAGATGATTTCACAGTTAGCAAATCTTTCTTCTGAACTCTTACAAAAGAGCTTACTCTCTTTCGAAAGACCGGATACGGTTAGATCTAATTCTAGCACTTAGAGTGTCCTGCTCCCCCCTTTGCCATTGTCACTACTGGTACCTGACCCCGTCGGCTCGACATTTTTGCAAACACCGACCCGACCCTTACTCAATAGGGCAATTCAAAGAGGAGAACGAGGACAGCTGACTACCGCTAAAAGTCAGACTACGAGTACACATTGTATGATTGAAAACTGCCGCTACATACTACCCGGTAATTGCAGGTCTGACTGATGCCTTCTCTCCAACAGCTGCTTCAATCAATGTGAAGTCTGACTACGAGGCCTCTTAGCCCGCAGCTGACTACTTATTGAAGTGAAAGACCGAACATTTGAGGCTAACTCTTTCTCGTCTTCAAAAAAGTATCAAAATGCAGTTATATAAGCTATCACTTTTGCAATTCAAGATCAGCTCATCGAAGGGAAAAGTGAGAGTATCAAAATGCAGTTATATGAGCATCGACTTGATAATTTGCCTAATGAGAAAGCCAGGAAAAGACCCAACAGGCATATACAAACTCACTCTCCCGGGGCAGCAGAGGAAGGCAAGATTTCTTAGGAGTTTCAAATGTTGAAAAAAGGCTTTCTTTTAGGCGCTTCCTCTCCTTTCACTCGAGCTAGGCTGAAGACTTTCTCTTTCTAGCCAAGCAAGCTTCATGCTGAAACTATCTTCCTTCTTTGTCTTTGTGCGAGACTGGGGGAGGTTGTAAGGTAGCAGGAATAGATCTGCTATGCCTTGAGTCGGGTTCTCACTCCCCTCCCCTCACTACTCTCTTTGGTTCTGCCTTGTTGAGGCCAGTAGAGGTAGAATTTTCACAGCTAACTCTTCCCGGTCTCTACGATTGCTTGACTTAAACAACTGACCTCCTTTCTTTCATCAGGTATGGTCCTAGACAACCTATTGTAAGACTGATCAAAAACTCCACGATGTTGAGCATAGCTCAGATCAGGTATATTAACCTGAGAAAAGACAAAGATGACTTGGAAGGAATCGACCCAGATAGATTATTATGAGAAAGAACTAGGCATTGTAGGTTGAGCCAAGATTCTCTGGTATAGGCCCATTAAGATTGTTATTTCCATGGTTCAATGTGTATTCAATAGCTGGTCCTTTCAACTACTATTCAAGCTCGTACAACCATGAGTAATTTGTGTATCTCAACTAGTGAAATAAGTTACTTGCCTAGTGCTACTTCTCCTCCACAGAAGACTTGCTAGAATAGCTTGCATGGAGAGCTACCACCTTTCTCTCTTGACTTTGCTTCAGGTAAACTAACTTTAGTCTCTATCCTTCTACTAGCCAACTAGGAGTTAGAAAAGCCTGACTTCACGCTTACAGGGTAGTAAGATTCACTGCTTTTATCCTCTAGCCACAGACATACTTGACTACCACATACCTCCTTTACTACTTGAACTATCAAGCCAATTAGTAACATAGGCTCCTTGTCCGGCTGGGCACTAGGATGTGAAGATATGTCGGCATTTGCTATTGGGTAGCCCCTCGATTTCGAGTCGGTGATTGTAAGATCAGCACAGATCAGAACTAAAGCAGTTCTATAAGATCAGGCAGAAGTTAATAAGACAGAGCAGAAGTGAAAGATGAAAGCATTGTACCGGGGAAACAAAATCTTTCTAGTTCTGCTAGCCTCTTACTTAAGCTGTGAAAAAAGAATTGCTAGTGAAAGTGTTCTTTTTTTAGTCACCGATAAAGAAAGTACCCAGCTTACTAGATTTGTAAAAAAAGGAAAGACTTTCTAATCTATTCTCCTATATCTGAGGCAATCACTACGAACATGCGCTAACCTCATATATCTCCTTGATCAACCTCTTATTCGGGCAATGAGGGGTCCATCCATTAGATCTGCTGGTTTGCTCGGAGCGTAACCATACTTTGAGGTTTCATACGAGGAAAGGGAATTTGATAGTTTAGACCCTTAGGCGTGGATATGTCGTTTCGGTAGTAAATGGGCTAGAGCTTTTCGGGGTTCTCAGAGGTCTTGATTGAATATGTCGAAATAGGCTTTCCATAGGGCCCTTCATATGGCTTGTAGTTCAAGACTAGCAGTACTACATTTCATACCAAGCATAAGAGCTACCGAGGGTGACTTTTTTCTTTACTCAAAAGCCTGTTCAAGCCTTCTTTAATGGTTAGACTCTAGCCTCTAATAAAGATCGAGATAAGGGCATTTCTTTGAGAAAGTATAGGAGAAGCTTGATGCTTCAAATCCAACCCCGACAACTCAAACTTGTTTTTTGGCTAGCAAGAAATAGGCACTTGTTCTTACCTATCTAAACTCTATTTTGGCTTGCTATAAGATTAGTACTGGTTCTTACCATCAATCTCTTTCCTATCTAGAATGGTGGGTGCATCAATTCTTGTTGATCACATTCATGGGGGAGAAGCACTTCAGGCTCTAGTCCGGGGGTTTCTTCTTCTTCGATTCAAGCAAGTCGACCATAAGGTGAATCGATGACCTGACTGAAGCCATTCCTAGCCACCATTACTTTCGAAAGAGTCTGTCTTTACTTTACCAGCTTCTCTAAGATATCAATCACTAAACTAAACAAAGTagcaaaaatcataagagaagaAAAGTTCACAGAAGGTTGAGAAGTAGTACGCCCGGTTCACCAGGTTCTACCACTGTAGGGCCAAATCATAGTCAAAAGAAGAGTTTGATCCTGGCTCAGAAGGAACGCTAGCTATATGCTTAACACATGCAAGTCGAACGTTGTTTTCGGGGAGCTGGGCAGAAGGAAAAAAGGCTCCTAGCTA of the Lactuca sativa cultivar Salinas chromosome 6, Lsat_Salinas_v11, whole genome shotgun sequence genome contains:
- the LOC122196274 gene encoding ATP synthase protein MI25 gives rise to the protein MRLSSTNMQARKMLFAAILSIFASSSKKISIYNEEMIVARCFIGFIIFSRKSLGKTFKETLDGRIQAIQEESQQFLNPNEVVRPESNEQQRLLRISLRICGTVVESLPMARSAPKCEKTVQALLCRNLNVKSATLPNATSSRRIRLQDDLVTGFHFSVSERFVPGSTLKASIVELIREGLVVLRMIRVGAE